The DNA sequence GGAGAAGGAAGGAAGAAGAAGAAAGCATGACCATAAAACCCTTTTCAATCGTTACAAATCAAATTTTTCGGATCATAATGCCAAAGATTCTTTTGAAATTTTGAACTGTTCCGGGGTAACACGCAATAATTTGGCAATGGCCAGTTCGGCAGTGCTCAGGCCAGGTTCAGTTTTGCCGACATACCCGTTCTGGTCGTGGAGATTTTTGTCCACCGGCCCGATTATAGGCGCTCCGGCTATATACGTCTCGAATCCGAGAGGATTAGTCTCTGCAAACTGCTGAGCCCAACTTCGCTCGGAAGGGAGAATCTTACCGGCTTTAAGAGCCTGTTCTACCGCCTCTCTGGCTTTATCTGAAGCTCGTTCAGCCTTGAGCCGGTCTATTTCACCCTGGAGTCGGACTACAGTATTTTCGGAGTTTTTCAGCCCCAGCACCGCGATTTTGATTTTGGCGGCATTGGCTTCGACACCCAGGAGCTTGCTCATATCCTCCATGAATCCAAGTGCATATCGGATGGATTTCACTCTGGTAATAATCTCCTCGTCATTGGTATCGGCCTCAAGTCCAAGAACTTCAATGAGTTTTTCCTTCATGCGACCCAGTTCCTTTTTTTCTTTTTATCAGAAATTTCAATACCGCGTTAATTGCAATGTAGCACAGGCCCACTCGCCGTGTCCCGCCAGCATTCCTTTTACGCCACCTCTACCAACAACAGATTCGGCTCAAAATCGATCTGGGTAGCGCTTTTGGCAATACCCACAATCTGCAACTGTTCCCCACTCGCCGAAGGAATTGTTTGAGTCAGAGACCCGGCAGTGCTTCCGGCATAGACAAACCCGCCCACCGTGGCGAAGGCCCATTTGCTGTTGGTCACCTGACCCCGGCGGATAAAGCTGCCCGATTGATTGGCGGTGAAAGCGGCGCTGGCCAGGACCAGACCCGGCATGGTGGCTACCGACCCGGAGGCGGCCTTCCAGTATTTCCCATCCGCCTTGAGGTAGCAAAGGTCGTAGGCCGCCAGGGCCTC is a window from the Desulfobacca acetoxidans DSM 11109 genome containing:
- a CDS encoding phage protease, with the protein product MGRMKEKLIEVLGLEADTNDEEIITRVKSIRYALGFMEDMSKLLGVEANAAKIKIAVLGLKNSENTVVRLQGEIDRLKAERASDKAREAVEQALKAGKILPSERSWAQQFAETNPLGFETYIAGAPIIGPVDKNLHDQNGYVGKTEPGLSTAELAIAKLLRVTPEQFKISKESLAL